TTCCGGTAATTTCCAGATCAGGAACATTCCTTCAGGTACTTATACCCTGAGGGTAAGTTACCTGGGTTATGAAAGTCAGGTGAAGGAAGTGTCTGTTCCAACAGACCTGGTTTTAGAGATTTTCCTAACTCCTAGTGCATTACTGACAGAGGAATTTATCGTCTATGCCACGAGGGCTACAGATCTCACACCTACCACCTTTTCCAAAGTGAGCAAACGGGATATTTCAAGACTTAATCTTGGTCAGGACATCCCCATACTCCTGAATTTCACCCCTTCTGTGGTCTCGTTCTCAGATGCCGGTGCTGGGGTAGGATATACGGGTTTAAGGATCCGGGGATCAGATCAGACCAGGATCAACGTGACTGTCAACGGTATTCCTCTTAATGATGCAGAGTCCCATGGTGTTTTTTGGGTCAATATGCCGGATTTTGCCTCTTCTGTGGACAATATCCAGATCCAAAGAGGTGTGGGGACTTCCACTAATGGTGCAGCTACTTTCGGGGCAAGTTTAAATATCCAGACAGACACCAGACAAGATGAAGCCTATGCGGAAATTGATAATTCCTTCGGTTCATTCAATACCAGAAGGCATATGGTGAAAGTAGGTACCGGACTGATTAATAATCGCTGGGCATTTGATGGAAGGCTGTCGCGAATTGCCTCGGATGGTTATATCGACCGGGCTTCTTCTGACCTAAGGTCTTATTTCCTTTCCGGAGGGTATTATGGGGAAAAGCATGTGGTAAAACTGAATGTTTTTGCCGGGGCAGAAGTCACTTATCAAGCCTGGGAAGGGGTTCCCGAAAACCTCTTGGCCACCAACAGGACTTTCAATCCATATACCTACGACAATCAGGTCGATGATTACAAGCAGGATCACTATCAGTTGATCTATACAGGAACTTTTGGTAAAAACTGGAAAGCCAATGCAGCCTTACACTATACCTATGGAAGGGGATTTTTTGAGCAATTCAGGCCAAATGACAGGCTGAACAGATACGGCCTTCCTCCGGTAGTGGTAGGAGAAACTTCCATTTCCCGCATGGATATCATCCGCAGAAGGTGGTTGGACAATGATTTCTATGGAGGGGTATTTTCCATGAATTATATTTCTGATGATGGCAGATTGGATGCAGTATTAGGGGGAGGAATCAACCGATATGACGGTGACCATTTTGGGGAGATCATTTGGATGCAGTTTGCCGGAAATACCAATATCAGGGACAGGTACTATGATAATGTGGCAGTCAAAGATGATGCTAACATTTACGCAAAGGCTACCTACCAATTGACGGATAGGCTGTTTGCATATGGCGACCTTCAGGGCAGATGGATCGATTACCGTTTTGATGGGATCAACAATGACCTGAGAGATGTGACAGGTCAGGTGAAATTTGCCTTTTTCAATCCAAAATTCGGATTTACTTATCAAGTTGCTGAAGGAAAGCAGTGGTATGCCTCTTATGCGGTGGCCAATAGAGAGCCTGTAAGAAGGGATTTTACCGATTCTCCTATTATCGAGCGGGCCCCCAAGCATGAAAACCTGCAGAATATTGAAGCAGGATTTAAAAGGCAATCGGCCAATTTCTCCTATAATGCCAACATTTACTACATGAAGTACAGAGATCAGTTGGTGTTGACAGGTCAACTGAATGACGTGGGAGCTTATGTTAGGGACAATGTAGATGACTCTTACCGCTTGGGTATTGAGTTGGATGGTGCTTATAGATTGACTGAGAAATTTACCATCGGGGGTAATCTTGCACTCAGCCGCAATAAGATTGCTGAATTTTTGGAATACCTGGATGATTATTCCACCGCTGAGTTTAGACAGGAAGTGATCGTACACCAAAATACCGATATCGCTTTCTCACCCAATGTGGTGGGTGCCGCCATTTTGGATTATAAGCCTGTCAAAAACCTGGAAATTTCTTTGCTCAATAAGTATGTGGGCAGGCAGTTTTTGGACAATACCCAAAATGAAGCCCGTTCCCTGAATGCTTTTTGGACATCCGATTTGAGGTTTAATTATGCTTTGCGACCTCGATTTGTGAAAAATATGGAAGTTACGGTATTGGTCAATAACATCTTCAACAGGCTGTATGAGCCCAATGGCTACACGTTCAGCTATTTCCTTCCTGGTGAAGGTGTGTCCGGGAGAGAATTGGTGACAGAAAATTTCTTTTATCCACAGGCCGGAACCAATTTCCTGGCCGGGATCAAGTTCTTGTTCTAAACTAAAGGAATGAATATAAAAACTCTCTTGGATGCTCTTCTAAGGGAGTTTTTTAATTACGTATACCTTCAGCAAAGAAGTTCTTCACCCAAAATGTACGGGCAATGGGATTTACCTGGTTAAGGATCTCATAAATGTTTTTTGGGAAAAAAGGACCAATACTAACTTGAATATGTCCCTGATAATCCTTGCAGATTTCCAGGTCGAATTTTCGGTACTTCAGCAAAAGCTCCTTGGGAAAGAATATTTTTTGTGAAGTCAAGGAAGCGGGCTTTTCCTTGAAGCCAAAACGCTTTTTGGAAGAAACATAGGCATGCTGACAAAACTTCTCCTGAAAATTTTTGTCCCCTATCAGGAGTTTGGACTGTTGGAGCAGCTGCGGGTTAAAAATATGTTTCAAAACCAGGTTGCCTTTGGTGAGTTGGTATGCTACTTCTTTATCCTTCGAGCAGTCCAGTTTGAGGTTATTTTTTATGGACAGAAACTTCCATAGGTTATTGATTCTTTCTAGTTCCATCGGGCTATTTGGGTTTATTGGTCAAACGGTAATAGTCCTTGATGGTTGTTTTCAAAGCCTCCCTTTGTTTGGGATCTGTAAGGATTTCATGACGCTTACCGTTTTCTGGTTCCATTTCTAACTGGAAGCTTTCTTCCAGTAGGGGAGATAATTTACTGACAAAATCATAGTGTTCCAAAGTGCCGCCTCCATAAAAAATAAACTCCCCGGTTTCTGTATTGGAAATATTTTTCCAGATCAATTTGAAGGGAAGGTTTTGAGGGATTGGTTCCACGAAGATATAAGCTTCGTCTTTGATACGGTTGATCAAAATGGAAAGGTTAAGATTGGGCATTTCTTCATCTTTGATCCTTTTTCCATAACGGTAGATATTGATTTTGGCATCATTCCTTTCTTCCAGCTCATAGTAGGCTGCTCGGACATTTTTGAAAAAAATTCTATCTGCATCCGTGATCCGAAATAAGGAATTGGCATCCCCGGAATTGTCGGCCCGCTTTTCATTAAAAAAAGAGAGTAAAAAAACGAAAAGCAGAGAGCCTATTCCAAAGATTTTCAAGATCTTGATCATTTCAGGGGAAAGACTGTCTTTGGATGGTGACATGGAAAGCTTTTTTCCCTTTAACAGGATTCCAGTAAGATTGGTTTGGGAGAAAAGAAGGGGATTTTGAGAATTCTCAACCCATCATTAAGGAGATAAAGTAGTTTTACTCATTCTTCATTCCTCACTCTCCATGCCAAATTACGCTTTGTCGCGTCTTGAATTAACTTGACACTTATTTTATTTTCTTCTTTTGAGTTCGACTCCCTTGGAGTCGGGATTCCCGAATATCAAAACTACTTCTCAACCCCGGGTTGCACCCGGGGCAAATATCCTTAATGGATTTAACCCCTATCGGGGTTATTTTGCCTTCTTTTTAAACTATTACTTCATGAACCCCTAAATACCTGCTATCATTTCCGAATTCGGCCTTATCACATCCAAAATCACTTGGTACTTCTTACATGGACATGGTACTCCCCTCTTGATTCTTATTTGTGTTGTATAGCCTCCTGTTTTTCATTTCGACATCAGCCCTCCGAAATCCCCCTTTTTTATCATTTTCCTCAATGCACATAAGACCCTGCATTGATATCAATGGTGCAACCCGTTGCGTGATCAGCCAAACCGGAGCAAAGTAAAGTTACCATAGGAGCGATGTCCTTGGGTTCAGTGAGTTCGTTGAGAGCAATGTCATTCAGGGCATATTCTTCTCCATATTGATCCATAAAATCCTGCGCCATATCTGTACGGGTAAAACCCGGAGCAATGATAAACGCTTTGATTCCTTCTTTGCCATAATATCTTGCGATAGAGCGGGTGTAACTCACAATGGCTGCTTTGGAGGCCGCATAAGCCAAATAATCAGTAGTATCACCTCGGAAAGCTGCTCTGGAAGAAATGTTTACCAGTCTGCCATTTTTGTTGGTCCTTGCATGCTCGATAAATTCCTTACAGATAATCGCCATGGCATTGATATTGATATCCATGGTTTTGAGCCAGGCGGCTGCCCATTCTTCTGTCGGGGCATTGTCGGGAATGGAAATGGCAATTCCGGCATTATTAACAACCGCATCAATTTTTCCATGTGTTTTGATGAGTTCAGGTATCCAGCCTTTGACCTGTTCCAGGTCTGAGAGGTCACATGGGGCCAAATGAGCAGGGTTTTTCAGGGACTGCTGCAATGCTTTGGCAGCTTCCAGGTTGCTGTTGAAATGCAACAGCACTTCCGCACCGGAAGCGGAGAGTTGTTCGGCAATTCCTTTGCCAATGCCTCTTGAGGCACCGGTCACTAAAATTCTTTGCTGGGTAAGGTCGATTTTCATAATGGGTTAATGGAAAATGATACGTTTGTCTCTTGGATAAACTTTATTTTATTGCTGAAATCGGGATGAAGTGGATTGACCAGCAAATTATGCTCTTGGGGATAATTTATCAATGGGATGCGGCAGGAAGGGACTTTCAGGGCAACATGCTCTTGTTGTTTGGTCCAAAAAGCACCTATGGTTTGGGTAATTTTGGGATGGGGTCTTAGGCTCCAATCCAGAGGCAAGTCCTCTACTCCCAAAAAGGGGGGATCTTCGGCTAATTCAAATTCAACGAGAGACCAAGCAGTCAGAGAAACTACCGGTCCTTTGATGCTCAACAATTCAAGAAAATTCAGGGCGCTGTGGCTGCAGGCATAAATGACAGGAATCCCAAAAGGGTTCCACCTCCCTGATCCAGGACCGTAACCCAAAGGCAATCTGCCTGGTATTTTTTCTATCAGTCTGAAGTATTTCAAAGCGATGGTTTAAAGTATATTGCCCCAGGATAGGGCCTCCAAAGCCTCCTCTATGCGCTCCACCCCATAGGGATTGCGCATCAGATCTATGGGCCTTTGGTTACCCAAAGATTCATTGGTAGTATGCAACCAATCCTGAAAGAGGGCCTCTGTCCCAAAAATTCTAATTCCTTTGGCGATGATTTTGTCCATGTCTTTGATGGTTTTGGTCAATAACCTGCTCAGCCGCCTGTCTTCCTTTTTCCATCGTACCAAGGTGCTGGGATCTATTTCTAAAACCTCTGCCACCTCTGCCTGGCTGAACTGCAGGTAGTCAAACATTTCTTTGGTCTCCGAAAGATGGAACTGCTCTTCCATCAGCAGGGGCTCCTCTACTTTGGATACCTTGGGAGAAAAGAAATACTGCTCCTCCAGTGGAGAGAAGAAGCCACTAATTGGCTTTTCGGAGGTGTAATGGGAGGGGAGTTTGTATTGCTTTGCCATATCCAAACTTACTTACTTTTTGATTTATTTGCAAAATTTAATTATTGCGTTTGCAATATTTCTCTGATTTGATTCTGCTGCAGGTTACAGTTGATCCATTCTCCATCAAGGTCTGCGCCGTATTTTTTATAGAAGTTGATTGCAGGGGTATTCCAGTCCAATACCTGCCAGGTCATTCCCGAGCAATTGTCTTCCAGTGTTTTTAACAAAGTGCGGTCAAAGAGTAGTTTGCCTGCACCATTTCCTCTTTCGGACTCCGTCACGATCAAGTCTTCTAAGTACAGCCTTTTTCCTTTCCAGGTACTGTATCGATAATAGTAAATGGATGTTCCAATGATTTCCTGAGTAGCATTTTTGACAGCCACGAAAAAGCCGAAAATGGGATTTGGGCCGAATCCGTCCTTTTCCATCATTTCTACCGTATTGATGACTTCATCGGGTGCTTTTTCATAGACCGCAAGCTCCCGGATCAATTCCAAAACCCGGGGCAGGTCTTCTTTTTTACCTTCTCTTATAGTGTACATGGAGGAAAGTTATCAAAAAACAGAAAAGCAAAAAATCAATTTATATATTTGACACCATCCTCGGATTTTATCGGTCAATTAACAAAATCTGCATATATGTTCTTAGCTATTGATGCCGGCAATTCCAATATTGTTTTCGGTTTTTATGATGAAAGCTTGCAAAAGTGGACACATGAATTCCGGGTCAATACCCACAAGGATTTGTCCGTATTGAAACTGGAAAGAGAACTGCATTTATTTTTCCTGGAAAATGGGATCAAGAATGACCGTATTACCAAAGTGGGGATTTCTTCGGTGGTGCCGGAGATCAATTCGGTCTTGCAGCAATTTTGCAGGGAGTATCTTGAAAAGTCCTGCTACCTGATCAGCGGTAAAAGTTATGCCAGACTCAAAGTCAAAACTTCCCGGCCCAATGAAATCGGTTCAGACCTGATGTGCAATGTGGCTGCTGCTTATGAAAGATTTCAAAGTACCTGCATCATTGTAGACTTTGGTACGGCACTCACCTTTACCGTGGTGGGAGAGGATGGAAAAATCTTGGGGGTAAATATTGTTCCCGGGTTGAAAACGGCTATTAAAGCGCTGTTTTCCAATACTTCCAAGCTACCAGAGGTAGAGCTTAAGATGCCAAAATCAGCTTTGGGGAAAAATACCACCCATTCCATACAGGCTGGTATTCTCTTCGGATATACAGGATTGGTCAAAGGGATGCTGGAAACCATCCAAAAGGAATTAGGCCATCAATGTAGGATTATTGCCACTGGCGGTTTGTCATCTATATTGACTACCCTTGAAGATGCATTTGAGGTAGTGGACAGAAACCTGACTTTGGAAGGAATCAGGATCATTACATTGGCGAATAGCCCGTCAGTACCTGAGGATCTGGACATATAGCCCTGTATTTTTCTATTTCCCTTTGGGAACAAACACCAGGGAAGTCCCCCCAATTGCCCATCATGTCCCACATCAGTTGGAAATGTAGGTGTGGTGGCCAATCCCCATTTTCAGGATATGGGCCTACATGGCAAAAGGCCTTTCCTGCCGGTATGGTCATGCCCACATCCAAACCTTTCAAATCCTTCCTGGCAAGATGCCCGTAAAGACTGTAAATTTTTTTTCCTTTTAATTCATGTTCCAAAATGATCGTAGGACCGTAATCCCCAAAACCCGCATTGTTCTGAAAAGAAAAAACCTTGCCGCTCAGCGGGGCAAATACAGGATGGCCAGCCTCTGTCCAAATATCGATTCCCAAATGAATATTTCTAAAATCCGATTGGTCAGTCACGAAAACTTCTGAGCGGGCATAGATGGCCCTATGTTCCAAATAGCCCCCAATCCCATATTTCTTGCCCGCAGCGCGAAGTTTGTCAAAGACAAAATGATCAAAACTTTTGGTATCCGAAAAATCACAGGTCATCAGTCCTGTGTTGGCAGGGCTGAAATCCATCTCCATAGTATTTTCAGGATTCAGGGCTTCACCCATGATGGGAAAGGTTTTTTCACTTAGGAGCAGTTCTTGCAAGCTGTTTTTCATAAACCGCAAGATAAAAATTTTGACAGTACCAAAGCCTTGCCTTATATTTATTTCCATGACTGAAACGATGAAATTTCCATCTCTTGACGATATCAAGGCTGCCCACCAAAGGATACAGCCTTTTATTCACCGGACCCCCATCATGAACTCAGAGGCCATCAATCAGATTGCCGGTTGTGAGATTTATTTCAAATGCGAAAACTTCCAAAAAGTTGGTGCCTTTAAAGCACGGGGGGCCGCCAATGCAGTGGTCAAATTGACAGATAAACAAAAGAAAAACGGAGTTGCTACCCATTCCAGTGGCAATCATGCCGCTGCTTTGGCCAGGGCAGCGACGGTAGCCGGAATCAAATCCTATATTGTGATGCCTTCCAATGCACCTGAAATCAAGAAAAAAGCGGTGAAAGGTTATGGAGGAGAAATTATCGAATGCGAGCCAAACCTTCAGGCAAGAGAAACCACCTTGCAGGAGGTTGTCGACAGGACTGGAGCTACTTTTATACCACCTTATGATTACATGGATGTCATCGAAGGACAGGCAACCTGTGCCCTGGAAATGTGGGAAGAAGGGATTGCATTTGATACCATCATGGCACCGGTAGGAGGGGGAGGTTTACTTGGAGGAACTGCCCTGACCACTAAATACATTTCCCCACAAACCCAAGTTATAGCCGGAGAACCTGCCGGTGCAGATGATGCTTACCGCTCTTTTCATGCCAAACAATTGATCCCTATGGTTGGTCCCAAAACCATTGCGGATGGTCTATTGACTTCCTTGGGAAATATCAATTTTGCCATCATCATGGATTATGTAGATGATATCTTGACGGTTACTGATGAGGAAATCATTGATGCCATGCGTCTGATTTATGAGCGGATGAAAATAGTCATTGAACCCTCCTGTGCAGTGCCTTTGGCGGCATTACTGAAACATAAGGAGCGTTTCAAGGGTCAGAAGGTGGGCATTATTCTTTCCGGAGGAAATGTGGATCTGGGGAAATTACCTTTTTAATCTGGAAGGATGATTTTATTCCAATTTAGTGGCATCTCCTGAAGTTTTGCTCTGGCAAAAGAGCGGATTTCATCGCTTGATGCCCCAGCATTTTTTGTCCGGACTTCCAAAAGGATAGGTTCAGTGATGGGTTTTCCGATCTGAGATACTATAAAGACCTCAGCTTCTTCCGCAAAGCCCAGGTTACAGATTTCCTTGCTCAGTTCCCTGGCCCAGAGATTATAAATTTTGCCAACATGGGATACGGGATTTTTTCCTGCAATTGCTTCCAGGCTCATAGGCCTGTAGGGAGTGATCAATCCATTTGCCCTATTTCCCCGTCCTACCTGACCATCGTCTCCGTTTTCAGCGCTGCATCCGGTAACAGTGAGATAAATGCTTTCCTTGTCGTAATCATCAGCGGTATTGATGAAAATGCGCGAGGGTTCCAAATCCATGTGTGCTGCGACAAAAGCCTTTATTTCTTCTACTTGTGCTATATATTCCTTCAAATTGGAAATACTGCGGTCCAAAATCGCAATGGCTAAGGTAAAATTCATATCCCTGTCCATTGATACCCCCATGACTTTGGTGTCTTCTCCGATACAGGGAAATCTCATAAGGGTTTTTGGATGGTGGAGCAGGTGATCAATTTCGAGGACTTTCTTTTCTAGTATAGAGAGCGGATAGTAGCCCACTCCAAAGGAAGTGTCATTGGCCAAAGGGATTTCTCCCTTGCCAAAGCGCTGGAACAATTCGATCAGATCCTGACTTCCGGTACGGATTTTTGGGATAATCCGAACATCTTTTTCTATATCAAGAATTCTAAGATTTGACTTGAGCCAATCTTTGGCAGTTGCTATGGCTAATTCATCTACGGGAATGGACTTTCCAAATGCCTGGCTTGTAGCCCTGCCTGCAATGTAGAGTTCTATGGGGAATATTACTTTTCCTCCTCCATACGTGGGTTTAGACAGCCCGCCCACGAGGAGGGCTTTGTCCACATTATGGTGGAGGATGCTGCCAAAATGCTCAAAGTAATATCGGCACAATGCCCTGGAAACTGCCTCTGCAATCTCATCGCAGATGCTGTCCGGATGGCCTTTTCCTTTCTTTTCCACGATTTCAAAGTCTCTTTTGGAGATGCCTTGAATCTCTTGGACAAAAATATTTGTATTGGAAAGGGCCATACTTAAAAATAATCATTTCTAATCTGACCGCCATTGACTTGATAAAAAAAATCCGCCTGATTTCAAGCGGATTTTTTTGTCAAGTCAAGACTGAATTGGCAAGGATGCTTTCATGAATCCCATCCCAAAGGACCTTTCTTGCTTCCAATGCCTCAATGGCTGCTTTTTCTGTTTCTTTCCATTTTGCATCATCTTCTCCACATAAGTGGAGGAGCATTTTCAAGGCCAAGGGTCCATGATGGTCTTCATCTAAGTGAATATGCCTTTCAAAGTAATATTCAAGGGTGTTCAGTTGATCCGGTTTGCTTTTGATCAGGTCATTGACCAGTTGTCTGAAGAGGTCTGGAATCAGATCCTCTCTGCCCAAGGTGAAGGAAGCGGCGATTTCATGGGCTTTTCCCTTTTCCACCACCTCAAAATTTTTGTTCAAGAAGGAAATCACAGATTGTGGAAGCTCCACGAGCCCAATGGCTTCCTGAAAACTTTTTCCTGTTCCCAAATGCCCCAATAGGTTGTCTATTTTCTCAGTACTGGCACCGGCTTCTTTCATCGCCCTGAGGTAGAGTTCAAAGTGGCTGCAATAGCCTCCCTGTCCGTCTTCATCGCTTTCTTCGGCCAAGACGATGTCATTGATCAGCCGGGTTACCAGAGGCTCATCAGCAGGTCTCCAAGGCAGACTCATTCCGGTAAGTTTGAGCTGTAGGGCTTTCAATAAGGTCATAAAATCCCAAACAGCATAGACATGCTGCTCCATGAAAACCTGAAAATCCTCTAGGGTTTTCATGTCTTGGTAAATGGGATGTTGTAAAAGGGAATTGCGGTAAGGCGCTATCGCCTCCATGAGTTTTTCTATTCTTGGATTCATATTCTATGTTGATATTAAAGGATTAACGGACAGCTATAAGGGCTTGTTTTCCAATTTTAGGGCAAAAATAAGAAAGGGATTCCTGTCAAAGAATCCCTTTCTGAAAATTGTAAATGAATGAAAATGGAAACAGTCACTTTGGAAGAAGTAATGGTCTCCTATGATTTAGGAGATTCTTCTTGGCCTTTGGCGGATCAGAATGACGTTCCTCATGATGCTATTCCTTGCTATAAACCTCAATTTTAAGCACTTAAAATCACGGTAATCAATCTCTGATTTCAATCACCTTAAACTCTGTTCTTCTGTTCACCTGATGCTCTTCTTCCGTCTGAGCATTTTGGATAATCAGCTGGCGCTTGCCATAGCCTTTGGCCACCAATCTGCTGGCATCTATGCCTTTGGAGACGATGTAGGCCACTGCAGACTCTGCCCTTCTCTGCGATAGTGCATCGTTATAAGCATCGGAGGCACGGGCATCGGTATGTGAACTCAATTCTATACGGATACTTGGGTTGTCTTTCAGGATCTGCACCAATTTATCCAATTCCAAAGCTGCATCTGGTCGGATATCTGCTTTGTCCAGGTCATAATAAATATTTTCCAGTACGATGGCTTTCTCCAAAATCAGGGGATCAAGCACAATGGTCGTATCCAGCACAATATTGGTCACATCCTGGATCAGGTCTTCTGGCCTAGGTGTTTTACCCAAGGTGGAATAAGTCAGACTTTTGGTAAAATATCCTGATTTGGAGGCGATCAAAGAGAAATTCTGATCCGGGGCAAGGGTAAACCTCAAGCGGCCGTTTTGATTAGAGAAATCTCCACCTACGTTTCTGTTATTGGCATCGTAAAGCACCACCCTGGTCTGTGGTAGGATCACTTCGGAGCCATCGTCTTTTTTCTCCTTGGTGGTAACATTCAGGAATACATTGACCACTTTGGGTTTGGGGGTTTTATCTTCGAAATAATAAATATCATCATCTCCTAAGCCACCCTCACGGTTCGAAGACAGGAATCCCTCTGTGGGGTATTTGGTAAAGAAAATGCCGAAGTCATCAGCGATGGTATTGACATTGGGGCCGAGGTTTTTTACTTCCCACCCGTTGTTGGTCCGCTCTGCCACAAAGAGATCCAATTTACCATAACCTGGATGTCCATCGGAAGCAAAGAAGAGTTTGCCATCCGGTGCCACATAAGGGAACATTTCATTACCTGGGGTATTGATTTGAGGCCCTAGGTTAACTGGATTTCCAAAATCCCCATTTGCCAGTTTGGTAGCGCGGTAAAGGTCCAATCCTCCCTGTCCATCTGGTCTGATTGAAGCAAAGTAGAGCTCATTCCCGTCAGGACTGAAAGCAGAAGTCTGATTGGTGTAAAACTCATCTTCATTGACGGGCATCCAGATTGGTTGGGTGTAGCCACCGCCCCTGAAATAAGAGGCAAAAAGGTGGGTGTCCGGAAGGTCCCGAGTGCTTTCAGAATTGGAGCGGGAATAAATTATCATATTCCCATCAGGACTCAATGTCAGTG
This Cecembia calidifontis DNA region includes the following protein-coding sequences:
- a CDS encoding OmpA family protein, coding for MKQIAVFLVMTVIVFGSCTSLFQKGQNQFRAGEYQLAISTFSKILENDPDNQQANFYVAESYRLSNRVEKSEAYYAKLIENEETFESYFRLGQSLKSQGKYDEAKAAFTKAQEITLDDNYQRLVRLELDNLSKLETIEPYFPYLVVENYRLLNTPYAEYGPFVSEGFVYFTSNRIPNGIYKGTGTPYLKIFRAKAEGIKVDVQNIQLLPQFQNENNLNQGSLTLSPDGNMIIYSRSNSESTRDLPDTHLFASYFRGGGYTQPIWMPVNEDEFYTNQTSAFSPDGNELYFASIRPDGQGGLDLYRATKLANGDFGNPVNLGPQINTPGNEMFPYVAPDGKLFFASDGHPGYGKLDLFVAERTNNGWEVKNLGPNVNTIADDFGIFFTKYPTEGFLSSNREGGLGDDDIYYFEDKTPKPKVVNVFLNVTTKEKKDDGSEVILPQTRVVLYDANNRNVGGDFSNQNGRLRFTLAPDQNFSLIASKSGYFTKSLTYSTLGKTPRPEDLIQDVTNIVLDTTIVLDPLILEKAIVLENIYYDLDKADIRPDAALELDKLVQILKDNPSIRIELSSHTDARASDAYNDALSQRRAESAVAYIVSKGIDASRLVAKGYGKRQLIIQNAQTEEEHQVNRRTEFKVIEIRD